A genome region from Triticum aestivum cultivar Chinese Spring chromosome 2B, IWGSC CS RefSeq v2.1, whole genome shotgun sequence includes the following:
- the LOC123042259 gene encoding G-type lectin S-receptor-like serine/threonine-protein kinase B120 has protein sequence MKQAGTPCIPVLILLFFFSPFCRSDDRLSPAKPLSPGDTIVSKGGDFALGFFSPDSSNASLYLGIWYHNMPGRTIVWTANRDDPIAAASSPTLAITNSSDLVLSDSQGHTPWAVKSDIKGSMGVTAVLLDTGNFVVQSPNDTSIWQSFDHPTDTLLPGRTMLSKKGHVVWRIIASKGLNDLSTGVFSMSLDPSSDLQFFIWNGTRPYRRRIFNGEMAVGTLYQNTVLYEAIIRTRDGFYYDFRVSGASQYAHLTLDYMGVLTLSLNNRSSWRTITAPPASCNIYASCGPFGYCDYTAAVPTCSCLDGFEPSGPNFSSGCRRIQELKCSKQSHFVTLSRMMLPDKFLRVHNRSFGECMTECSNNCLCTAYAYANFSTDDAMADQSRCLVWTRELIDTGKFSEYGENLYLRLANSPVQKNNKLVKILLPTIACVLILACIALVSICKYKGTQKKKEIHKGPMLGYLSSFSEMGGEHVEFPFFSFEDIAAATDNFSEFNQIGSGGFGKVYKGMLQGDKEVAIKRLSKGSAQGIEEFKNEIILIAKLQHRNLVRLLGCCIYGDERLLIYEYLPNKSLDTFLFDDTKQYELDWSIRFKIIKGVARGLLYLHQDSRLTIIHRDLKPSNILMDSEMTPKISDFGMARIFGGNKQEASTTRVVGTYGYMSPEYVMGGAFSVKSDTYSFGVLLLEIVSGLKITSPQLVMNFVGLTAYAWRLWEDGKATELVHPSVIESCSLDEVLRCIHVGLLCVQDCPNDRPLMASVTFMLENESALLPAPKQPAYFPLRSLEPGKIRGNSTNVVSITTLEGR, from the exons TCGCCTGCAAAGCCGCTTTCCCCCGGCGACACGATCGTCTCCAAGGGCGGGGACTTTGCGCTCGGCTTCTTCTCCCCGGACAGCTCCAACGCGAGCCTGTACCTTGGCATATGGTACCACAATATGCCCGGCCGCACCATCGTATGGACCGCCAACCGCGACGATCCAATCGCCGCTGCTTCATCTCCAACGCTCGCCATCACCAACAGTTCTGACCTGGTGTTGTCGGACTCCCAAGGTCACACTCCTTGGGCCGTGAAGAGCGACATCAAGGGCAGCATGGGAGTTACTGCGGTGCTTCTTGACACGGGGAATTTTGTGGTCCAGTCACCAAATGACACGTCCATTTGGCAGAGCTTTGATCACCCTACCGACACACTCCTCCCAGGTAGGACCATGTTGAGCAAGAAGGGCCATGTGGTGTGGCGCATTATTGCTTCTAAGGGCCTCAATGACCTGTCAACTGGAGTCTTTTCTATGAGCCTTGATCCTAGCTCAGACCTTCAGTTTTTCATTTGGAACGGGACTAGGCCCTATCGCCGCCGCATCTTCAACGGTGAAATGGCGGTTGGCACATTATACCAGAATACTGTCTTGTATGAAGCCATTATCAGGACAAGGGATGGGTTCTACTATGATTTTAGAGTTTCTGGTGCCTCACAGTATGCACATCTTACTCTCGACTACATGGGTGTGTTGACTCTGAGCTTGAACAACCGCTCGTCATGGAGAACCATCACCGCACCCCCAGCTAGCTGCAACATCTACGCTTCATGTGGCCCGTTCGGCTATTGTGACTACACGGCGGCTGTCCCGACATGTAGTTGCCTCGATGGGTTTGAGCCCTCTGGTCCTAACTTTTCAAGCGGATGTAGAAGAATCCAAGAGCTGAAATGCAGCAAGCAAAGTCATTTCGTGACCTTATCTAGGATGATGCTCCCCGACAAATTTTTACGTGTCCACAACAGAAGCTTTGGCGAGTGCATGACTGAGTGCAGCAACAATTGCTTGTGTACAGCCTATGCTTATGCCAACTTTAGCACTGATGATGCTATGGCTGACCAGTCAAGGTGCTTGGTTTGGACAAGGGAGCTTATCGACACAGGAAAGTTTAGCGAGTATGGCGAGAACCTGTACCTCCGGCTTGCCAACTCTCCTG TTCAAAAGAATAACAAattggtaaagattttactcccaaCCATCGCATGCGTGCTGATACTTGCATGTATAGCCCTTGTCAGCATATGCAAATACAAAG GCACACAGAAGAAGAAGGAAATACACAAGGGACCCATGCTAGGATACCTTAGCTCGTTCAGTGAAATGGGCGGTGAACATGTGGAGTTTCCTTTTTTTAGCTTCGAAGATATTGCTGCTGCAACGGATAATTTCTCtgaatttaaccaaattggaagcggAGGTTTTGGTAAAGTTTACAAG GGAATGTTGCAAGGTGACAAAGAAGTTGCTATCAAAAGGCTTAGTAAGGGCTCTGCCCAAGGGATAGAGGAGTTCAAAAATGAAATAATTCTGATTGCGAAATTGCAACACAGAAATCTTGTTAGACTTCTTGGTTGTTGTATTTATGGAGATGAGAGGTTACTTATCTATGAATACTTACCTAACAAAAGCTTGGACACATTCCTTTTTG ACGATACAAAACAATATGAGCTTGATTGGTCCATACGCTTCAAAATAATTAAAGGGGTAGCGAGAGGGCTTCTTTACCTCCACCAAGATTCAAGATTAACTATAATTCACAGAGATCTCAAACCAAGCAACATCTTAATGGATTCTGAAATGACTCCCAAAATATCAGACTTCGGTATGGCGAGGATCTTTGGTGGAAACAAACAAGAGGCAAGCACTACCCGGGTTGTGGGGACATA TGGTTACATGTCGCCTGAATATGTGATGGGAGGTGCTTTTTCTGTAAAATCGGATACCTATAGCTTCGGTGTTCTTCTCTTGGAGATTGTAAGTGGCTTGAAGATCACCTCGCCGCAACTCGTAATGAACTTTGTCGGCCTTACAGCTTAT GCATGGAGACTGTGGGAAGATGGAAAAGCAACAGAACTGGTGCACCCTTCGGTTATTGAGAGTTGTTCACTTGATGAAGTTCTACGGTGTATCCATGTCGGACTCCTGTGCGTTCAAGACTGTCCGAATGATAGGCCTCTCATGGCATCAGTTACTTTTATGTTGGAGAATGAAAGTGCACTGCTCCCAGCACCAAAGCAGCCTGCATATTTTCCTCTACGAAGCCTTGAACCTGGAAAAATAAGGGGAAATTCTACGAATGTAGTGAGTATCACAACACTTGAGGGGCGTTAG